Proteins encoded in a region of the Staphylococcus durrellii genome:
- a CDS encoding DUF334 domain-containing protein has translation MKEATKEFRDKSLKIRNDFVDVLQEKLKQVDTEELKDILGRDIYRVREENDRMLQEVRASHEHYKKRQKQLFTGIGAMLLVFMLFALIMTIGSDFMSFLHVDVLQKAIASKIRASEGFMTFVWYIAYGLPYIFAIGLFIGLYEWIRARFHD, from the coding sequence TTGAAAGAGGCAACGAAGGAATTTCGAGATAAAAGCTTAAAGATTCGTAATGATTTTGTAGATGTACTTCAAGAAAAATTAAAACAGGTTGATACAGAAGAATTAAAAGATATATTAGGCAGAGATATTTACAGAGTACGAGAAGAAAATGACCGTATGTTGCAAGAAGTAAGAGCGTCACATGAACACTATAAAAAAAGACAAAAGCAATTATTTACAGGTATTGGGGCTATGTTATTAGTCTTTATGTTATTTGCTTTAATTATGACCATAGGCAGTGATTTTATGAGTTTCTTGCATGTAGATGTATTACAGAAAGCCATAGCGAGCAAAATAAGAGCGTCTGAGGGCTTTATGACATTTGTTTGGTATATTGCTTATGGTTTACCTTATATATTTGCTATAGGACTATTTATTGGCTTGTATGAATGGATTAGAGCAAGGTTTCACGATTAA